From a single Cupriavidus taiwanensis LMG 19424 genomic region:
- a CDS encoding DUF4399 domain-containing protein has product MSRLLAAAVFAVSLLLSAWVQGGPTAAPPNAYLYIGWPNDGQTLPAGKPFKVWFGLRNMGVAPKDVKYPNTGHHHLLIDVDLPPMDKEIPNDRNHLHFGAGETEAMIELAPGKHTLQLLMGDDKHIPTNPPVYSKRITIYVK; this is encoded by the coding sequence ATGTCCCGACTACTTGCCGCGGCTGTCTTCGCCGTCAGCCTGTTGCTGTCCGCGTGGGTCCAGGGCGGCCCCACTGCCGCGCCGCCCAATGCCTACCTGTACATCGGCTGGCCCAACGACGGCCAGACCCTGCCCGCCGGCAAGCCATTCAAGGTCTGGTTCGGGCTGCGCAACATGGGGGTCGCGCCCAAGGATGTGAAGTATCCCAATACCGGGCACCATCACCTGCTGATCGATGTGGACCTGCCGCCGATGGACAAGGAAATTCCCAACGACCGCAACCATCTGCATTTCGGCGCCGGAGAGACCGAGGCCATGATCGAACTGGCGCCGGGCAAGCATACGCTGCAGTTGCTGATGGGCGACGACAAGCACATCCCGACCAACCCGCCGGTGTATTCGAAGCGGATCACGATCTACGTGAAGTAG
- a CDS encoding DUF4399 domain-containing protein, with protein MSARFLLRLLAAATLAAAPSLSLSTAAPPNAEVYIIWPYDGAVISGGKFWVRMGLRNMGVCPKGVESPRCGHHHLLVDTELPPLDKEIPSDKNHLHFGAGETDARIELPPGKHTLQLLMGDAKHVPFEPPIYSKKITITVK; from the coding sequence ATGTCCGCACGATTTCTGCTCCGCCTGCTGGCGGCAGCCACGCTTGCCGCCGCGCCTTCGCTGTCGTTGTCGACGGCAGCGCCGCCCAATGCCGAGGTCTACATCATCTGGCCGTACGACGGCGCCGTTATCAGCGGCGGCAAGTTCTGGGTGCGCATGGGCCTGCGCAATATGGGCGTCTGCCCCAAGGGCGTCGAATCGCCGCGCTGCGGACATCATCACCTGCTGGTCGATACCGAGCTGCCACCGCTCGACAAGGAAATCCCTTCGGACAAGAACCACCTGCACTTCGGCGCGGGCGAGACCGATGCGCGCATTGAACTGCCCCCGGGCAAGCACACGCTGCAATTGCTGATGGGCGACGCCAAGCATGTTCCGTTCGAGCCGCCGATCTATTCGAAGAAGATCACGATCACGGTGAAATAG
- a CDS encoding formylglycine-generating enzyme family protein, translating into MAATAALLATAAPAAAAGDAAQARPLLLAGILPKNTDEQYELSFWESIKNSNYAADYEAYLKQYPNGRFAGLARARLERLGSGAPAPKAQSPAPAPRAGATAGAQATRPPAPAAASAPPAKAAPPAPAAARPSPPAAAAPPRAGAADGGVVSTTLRTAEIRDCPACPALVTVPAGSFTMGSSASDPAEKPPHQVSIAQPFAIGRYEVTVEQWNACADAGGCQRIPTIADSAKNAPVRDVSWDDAQQYVAWLSKTTGKTYRLPTEAEWEYAARGGSATAYWWGDQMRKGNANCKECGDPWSQDAPAPVGSFAANPYGLHDVNGSVWEWVADCWHSSYKGAPADGRAWNENACGARVIRGGSWREGASYMVSSTRFKYSPSVRQSQNGFRVARDMK; encoded by the coding sequence ATGGCAGCCACGGCAGCGCTCCTCGCCACTGCGGCGCCCGCGGCGGCGGCCGGCGACGCGGCGCAAGCGCGGCCGCTGCTGCTGGCCGGCATCCTGCCCAAGAACACCGACGAGCAGTATGAGCTGAGCTTCTGGGAATCGATCAAGAACAGCAACTACGCCGCCGACTACGAGGCCTACCTGAAGCAGTACCCCAACGGCCGTTTCGCGGGGCTGGCCAGGGCGCGGCTGGAGCGCCTCGGGTCCGGCGCGCCAGCGCCGAAGGCCCAGTCGCCCGCGCCGGCGCCACGCGCCGGCGCCACCGCCGGCGCACAAGCCACGCGCCCCCCGGCACCTGCTGCGGCATCGGCTCCCCCGGCCAAAGCCGCGCCCCCCGCACCCGCGGCCGCACGACCGTCACCGCCAGCGGCCGCAGCACCACCGCGCGCCGGCGCGGCAGACGGCGGCGTGGTCAGTACCACGCTGCGCACCGCCGAGATCCGAGATTGCCCGGCCTGCCCGGCGCTGGTCACGGTGCCGGCCGGCAGCTTCACCATGGGCAGCAGCGCCAGCGACCCGGCCGAGAAGCCGCCCCATCAGGTCTCCATCGCGCAGCCGTTCGCCATCGGCCGCTATGAAGTCACCGTCGAGCAATGGAACGCCTGCGCCGACGCCGGCGGCTGTCAGCGCATCCCCACCATCGCCGACAGCGCGAAGAACGCACCGGTACGCGACGTCAGCTGGGACGATGCGCAGCAGTACGTGGCCTGGCTCAGCAAGACCACCGGCAAGACCTACCGGCTGCCCACCGAGGCGGAATGGGAATACGCGGCGCGCGGCGGCAGCGCCACCGCTTACTGGTGGGGTGACCAGATGCGCAAGGGCAATGCCAACTGCAAGGAATGCGGCGATCCATGGAGCCAGGATGCGCCCGCCCCGGTGGGCTCGTTCGCCGCCAACCCGTACGGCCTGCATGACGTCAACGGCAGCGTGTGGGAGTGGGTGGCCGATTGCTGGCACAGCTCGTACAAGGGCGCGCCCGCCGACGGGCGCGCATGGAACGAGAACGCCTGCGGTGCGCGTGTCATCCGCGGCGGCTCGTGGCGCGAAGGCGCGAGCTACATGGTGTCGTCGACGCGCTTCAAGTACAGCCCGAGCGTGCGGCAGTCGCAGAACGGCTTTCGCGTGGCGCGGGACATGAAGTAA
- a CDS encoding serine/threonine protein kinase produces the protein MSGHPVASLKDLIRKFQNGGLSDDEFVASFETALAQDPTTPSQAARVVIEENTRFPFPPAVYAEVMRRIERRGATQYDGANDATRLAGTETGSMYAASPEPGTVPQTPATKGVGDTLNGRFVLEECLGVGGMGTVYKALDLRKLEASDRRPYIAIKVLNLQFSGHPKSLMALQREARKAQTLAHRNIVTVYDFDRDGPVVFLTMEYLSGSSLNHVLKAPGFAGMPMARAMPIIQGMGNALAYAHERGFVHCDFKPANVFLTANGEIKVIDFGIARGFLPPADESDRTVFDPGSLGGMTPAYASPEMFEHREPDPRDDIYALACVTYELLSGKHPYQRLSANQAREAGLKPAPLPQLGRTQWKTLREALSLDRETRTPTVARFLQGMSAVPAAPARRAEPLMAGGVLVALAGVAALGYYAWQSQRDAEAPAEEVRAAAPVTAGKPAPEPPAAPTPAPAAVPTPAPAPAMPAPAPPAELSMAEVGKLLAAVPCSLLAAARQDQTLHVRGYLAESVGAARLREQLGGLPGARALREVVVDAQPLAADKCEVAAMIAPYWSGHRQGATASSLQLRGKGTQLTEGSPMVLDLRTPGQDSYVYVDYFAADGKVAHMVPSQRVPAHQAPPAHHATIGDSGDWIVSPPFGNELVVLLTTPAPLFASRRAEVESRQEYLRALEKPLAQMARTYGRDRISADLVQISTRAR, from the coding sequence ATGTCGGGGCATCCCGTGGCCAGTCTCAAGGACCTGATCCGCAAGTTCCAGAACGGTGGTCTCTCCGACGACGAGTTCGTGGCGTCGTTCGAAACGGCGCTGGCGCAAGACCCCACCACGCCGAGCCAGGCCGCGCGCGTGGTGATCGAGGAAAACACGCGCTTTCCGTTTCCGCCAGCGGTCTATGCCGAAGTCATGCGGCGCATCGAGCGCCGCGGCGCCACGCAGTACGATGGGGCCAACGACGCCACGCGCCTGGCCGGGACGGAAACCGGCTCGATGTATGCCGCCTCGCCCGAACCCGGCACGGTGCCGCAGACGCCGGCCACCAAGGGCGTGGGCGATACGCTCAATGGCCGCTTCGTGCTGGAGGAATGCCTGGGGGTCGGCGGCATGGGGACGGTCTACAAGGCGCTCGACCTGCGCAAGCTCGAAGCCTCGGACCGCAGGCCGTATATCGCTATCAAGGTGCTGAACCTGCAATTCAGCGGCCATCCCAAGTCACTGATGGCGCTGCAGCGCGAGGCGCGCAAGGCGCAGACGCTGGCGCACCGGAACATCGTCACGGTCTACGACTTCGACCGCGACGGGCCGGTGGTCTTCCTGACCATGGAGTACCTGTCGGGCTCGTCGCTCAACCACGTGCTCAAGGCACCGGGGTTTGCCGGCATGCCGATGGCACGCGCCATGCCCATCATCCAGGGCATGGGCAATGCGCTGGCGTATGCGCACGAGCGCGGCTTCGTGCACTGCGACTTCAAGCCCGCCAACGTCTTCCTGACCGCAAACGGCGAGATCAAGGTGATCGACTTCGGCATCGCGCGCGGCTTCCTGCCGCCGGCCGACGAATCCGACCGCACCGTATTCGATCCCGGTTCGCTGGGCGGCATGACGCCGGCCTATGCGAGCCCGGAGATGTTCGAGCATCGCGAGCCCGACCCCCGCGACGACATCTACGCGCTGGCCTGCGTGACCTACGAGCTGCTGAGCGGCAAACATCCCTACCAGCGGCTCTCGGCCAACCAGGCGCGCGAGGCCGGGCTCAAGCCGGCGCCGCTGCCGCAGCTGGGCCGCACGCAATGGAAGACCCTGCGCGAAGCGCTGTCACTGGACCGCGAGACCCGCACGCCGACGGTCGCACGCTTCCTGCAGGGCATGAGCGCGGTGCCGGCAGCGCCTGCCCGCCGCGCCGAGCCGCTGATGGCGGGCGGCGTGCTGGTGGCGCTGGCAGGCGTGGCGGCACTGGGCTACTACGCCTGGCAGTCGCAGCGCGATGCCGAAGCCCCGGCCGAGGAGGTGCGCGCGGCAGCGCCGGTCACCGCCGGCAAGCCGGCCCCGGAGCCTCCCGCCGCGCCCACGCCCGCGCCCGCAGCCGTCCCCACACCCGCGCCGGCCCCGGCAATGCCCGCGCCAGCCCCGCCGGCGGAATTGTCGATGGCCGAGGTCGGCAAGCTGCTGGCCGCGGTGCCGTGCTCGCTGCTGGCGGCGGCGCGGCAGGACCAGACCCTGCATGTGCGCGGCTACCTGGCCGAGAGCGTCGGCGCCGCGCGCCTGCGTGAACAGCTCGGTGGCCTGCCGGGTGCCAGGGCGCTGCGCGAGGTGGTGGTCGACGCCCAGCCGCTGGCCGCCGACAAGTGCGAGGTGGCGGCGATGATCGCGCCGTACTGGTCGGGCCACCGGCAAGGCGCGACGGCGTCGTCGCTGCAGTTGCGCGGCAAGGGCACGCAACTGACCGAGGGCTCGCCGATGGTGCTGGACCTGCGCACGCCGGGGCAGGACTCCTACGTCTACGTCGACTACTTTGCCGCGGACGGCAAGGTGGCGCATATGGTGCCGAGCCAGCGCGTGCCGGCCCACCAGGCGCCGCCGGCGCATCACGCCACCATCGGCGACAGCGGCGACTGGATCGTCTCGCCGCCCTTCGGCAACGAACTGGTGGTGCTGCTGACCACGCCGGCGCCGCTGTTCGCGTCGCGCCGTGCCGAAGTAGAGTCGCGGCAGGAATACCTGCGCGCGCTGGAAAAGCCGCTGGCGCAGATGGCGCGCACGTATGGCCGGGACCGCATCAGCGCGGACCTGGTGCAGATTTCCACGCGGGCGCGCTGA
- a CDS encoding DEAD/DEAH box helicase, translating to MTQHDIRAEQAIASATDASITSDAAQSPLDKLDALLNPSPAVEAPAAASGFAALGLDAAILRALSDLNYNTPTPVQAQAIPAFLAGRDLLVSSQTGSGKTAAFMLPAIQRISEMPAPQRATEPAKRMKGKRPRPAPAQPALLVLTPTRELALQVTEAAAKYGRNLRRIVCASILGGMPYPKQLAMLAKMPDILVATPGRLLDHIDAGRIDLSALQMLVFDEADRMLDMGFADDIDAIVNATPASRQTLMFSATLDARIAQLASRQLKDPQRIEIAAARADQSHIEQRLHFTDDMSHKERLLDHLLRDASLKQAIVFTATKRDADSLAERLSDTGFSAGALHGDMTQGARNRTLTALRRGNLRVLVATDVAARGIDVPDITHVVNFDLPKQAEDYVHRIGRTGRAGRSGIAINLVNHNDMFQWRRIERFTNQRVDASVIEGLEPRRAPKPRSGFGGKPGGGRSDFRGNGGGYRGGERSFGDRKFGGDSRTGFGERKFSGESRGFGNRTEGARPFGDDNRGGFGNREGGYRGQGGGYRGAGDGARGFGNRDGGRPFGDDPRGGFGNRDGNRGFGENRGNGGGYRGNGGNGEGRSFGNRDGNRGFGGGFGGNAGNGSNRNSRSRYER from the coding sequence ATGACCCAGCACGACATTCGTGCGGAGCAAGCTATTGCCTCCGCGACCGACGCTTCGATCACTTCCGACGCTGCCCAGAGCCCGCTCGACAAGCTCGACGCCCTGCTCAACCCCAGCCCGGCAGTGGAAGCCCCGGCCGCGGCAAGCGGTTTTGCCGCGCTCGGCCTCGACGCGGCCATCCTGCGCGCGCTCTCCGACCTGAACTACAACACGCCCACGCCGGTGCAGGCCCAGGCCATTCCGGCCTTCCTGGCCGGCCGCGACCTGCTGGTCTCGAGCCAGACCGGTTCGGGCAAGACCGCGGCGTTCATGCTGCCCGCGATCCAGCGCATCAGCGAAATGCCCGCGCCGCAGCGCGCCACCGAGCCGGCCAAGCGCATGAAGGGCAAGCGCCCCCGTCCGGCCCCGGCCCAGCCGGCGCTGCTGGTGCTGACGCCGACGCGCGAACTGGCGCTGCAGGTGACCGAGGCCGCCGCCAAGTACGGCCGCAACCTGCGCCGCATCGTCTGCGCCAGCATCCTGGGCGGCATGCCCTACCCCAAGCAGCTGGCCATGCTGGCCAAGATGCCTGACATCCTGGTAGCCACGCCGGGCCGCCTGCTCGACCATATCGATGCCGGCCGCATCGACCTGTCGGCGCTGCAGATGCTGGTGTTCGACGAAGCCGACCGCATGCTCGACATGGGCTTTGCCGACGACATCGACGCCATCGTCAACGCCACCCCGGCTTCCCGCCAGACGCTGATGTTCTCGGCCACGCTGGACGCGCGCATCGCCCAACTGGCGTCGCGCCAGCTGAAGGATCCGCAGCGCATCGAGATCGCCGCGGCCCGCGCCGACCAGAGCCATATCGAGCAGCGCCTGCACTTCACCGACGACATGTCGCACAAGGAGCGCCTGCTGGACCACCTGCTGCGCGACGCGTCGCTCAAGCAGGCGATCGTCTTCACCGCGACCAAGCGCGATGCCGATTCGCTGGCCGAGCGCCTGTCGGACACCGGCTTCTCGGCCGGCGCGCTGCACGGCGACATGACCCAGGGCGCGCGCAACCGCACCCTGACCGCGCTGCGCCGTGGCAACCTGCGCGTGCTGGTGGCCACCGACGTGGCCGCGCGCGGCATCGACGTGCCCGATATCACCCACGTGGTGAACTTCGACCTGCCCAAGCAGGCCGAGGACTACGTGCACCGCATCGGCCGTACCGGCCGCGCGGGCCGCTCGGGCATCGCCATCAACCTGGTCAACCACAACGACATGTTCCAGTGGCGCCGCATCGAGCGCTTCACCAACCAGCGTGTCGACGCGTCGGTGATCGAGGGCCTGGAGCCGCGCCGCGCGCCCAAGCCGCGCTCCGGCTTCGGCGGCAAGCCCGGCGGCGGCCGCAGTGATTTCCGCGGCAACGGCGGCGGCTACCGCGGCGGCGAGCGCAGCTTCGGCGACCGCAAGTTCGGCGGCGACAGCCGTACCGGCTTCGGCGAGCGCAAGTTCAGCGGCGAGAGCCGCGGCTTCGGCAACCGCACGGAAGGCGCGCGCCCGTTCGGCGACGACAACCGTGGCGGCTTCGGCAACCGTGAAGGCGGCTACCGTGGCCAGGGCGGCGGCTACCGCGGCGCCGGCGACGGTGCCCGTGGCTTCGGCAACCGCGACGGCGGCCGTCCGTTCGGCGACGATCCGCGCGGCGGCTTCGGCAACCGTGACGGCAACCGCGGCTTCGGCGAGAACCGCGGCAATGGCGGCGGCTACCGTGGCAATGGCGGCAACGGCGAAGGCCGCAGCTTCGGCAACCGCGACGGCAACCGCGGCTTTGGCGGTGGCTTCGGCGGAAACGCCGGCAACGGCAGCAACCGCAACAGCCGCTCGCGCTACGAGCGTTGA
- a CDS encoding SUMF1/EgtB/PvdO family nonheme iron enzyme translates to MSGFPMLPDLYFTGGKATWSDPRRLPREGLAQALVDARSRTLAWLAPFGQTRRAWDVPRQYDADPPLWTLGHVAWHAEWWCLRGVRQVDRGGVPVPVASEPSLLDGADEWFDPDRIGPHERWEIALPDVAVVKRYAADVLDGVLRRIALLPDDADLTLYPYRRALLHEDAQGEGVAALLQALGMAPAESAGAAAASAAGHGGTLHFPGGRFTLGWSDADGFAWPDELPPQPTYVPAFEIDMALVSNAQFLEFVEDGGYEHPAWWSSAGRQWLMTQERSAPRYWSRHPESRTWMLERFGTQRTLNPDEAVRHVTLYEAQAWCVWAGRRLPAESEWELAATQNRGLQWGALREWTATPYEPYSGFVAAPSDGAMVGRFGTHQAVRGVSFASPARLRHVRARWARLPEDDLSFIGFRTCAM, encoded by the coding sequence ATGAGCGGCTTTCCCATGCTTCCCGATCTTTACTTCACCGGCGGCAAGGCGACCTGGTCGGACCCGCGCCGGCTGCCGCGCGAAGGGCTGGCGCAGGCACTGGTCGACGCGCGCAGCCGCACGCTGGCGTGGCTGGCGCCGTTCGGGCAGACGCGCCGCGCCTGGGATGTGCCGCGCCAGTACGATGCCGATCCGCCGCTGTGGACGCTCGGCCACGTCGCCTGGCATGCGGAGTGGTGGTGCCTGCGCGGCGTGCGCCAGGTCGACCGTGGCGGCGTGCCGGTGCCGGTGGCGTCGGAGCCGTCGCTGCTGGACGGCGCCGACGAATGGTTCGACCCCGATCGCATCGGGCCCCACGAGCGCTGGGAGATCGCGTTGCCCGACGTCGCCGTGGTCAAGCGCTATGCCGCCGACGTGCTCGACGGCGTGCTGCGCCGGATCGCATTGCTGCCCGACGACGCCGACCTGACCCTGTACCCGTACCGCCGCGCGCTGCTGCATGAAGACGCGCAGGGCGAAGGCGTGGCCGCGCTGCTGCAGGCGCTTGGCATGGCCCCCGCGGAGAGCGCCGGCGCGGCTGCCGCATCGGCCGCGGGACATGGCGGCACGCTGCATTTCCCGGGCGGGCGCTTCACCCTCGGCTGGAGCGATGCCGACGGCTTTGCCTGGCCCGACGAGCTGCCGCCCCAGCCGACCTACGTGCCGGCGTTTGAAATCGATATGGCACTGGTCAGCAACGCGCAGTTCCTGGAGTTCGTCGAGGACGGTGGCTACGAGCATCCGGCATGGTGGTCGTCGGCGGGACGGCAGTGGCTGATGACGCAGGAGCGCTCCGCGCCGCGCTACTGGTCGCGCCATCCGGAATCGCGCACCTGGATGCTGGAGCGCTTCGGCACGCAGCGCACGCTCAATCCCGACGAGGCGGTGCGCCATGTCACGCTGTACGAGGCGCAGGCATGGTGTGTCTGGGCCGGCCGGCGCCTGCCCGCGGAATCGGAGTGGGAACTCGCCGCGACCCAGAACCGGGGCCTGCAGTGGGGCGCGCTGCGCGAGTGGACGGCGACGCCGTACGAGCCGTACAGCGGTTTTGTCGCCGCGCCGTCCGACGGCGCGATGGTGGGGCGCTTCGGCACGCACCAGGCGGTGCGCGGCGTGTCGTTCGCCAGCCCGGCGCGATTGCGCCATGTCCGCGCGCGCTGGGCGCGGCTGCCCGAGGACGACCTGTCCTTCATCGGCTTTCGCACCTGCGCGATGTAG
- the egtD gene encoding L-histidine N(alpha)-methyltransferase: MPAVPNPPNPPAHHKASQTPLPPLNHHNGHAVAPPALVALAGGRAPRPAQPEFVQQYREDSGALRDQVLSGLRAAQAAISPKFFYDVLGSRLFEAITDLPEYYPTRTEAAIFASAAPAIAARAGSGCVLVDLGAGNCEKAARLFGSLRPAQYVAVDISVEFLRATLSSLQQQHPDIPMLGLGADLCAPFDLPAKVRRGRRLFFYPGSSIGNFAPVEALALLQRLRGAAGRGDGVLIGVDLHKDEATLVSAYDDALGVTAAFNRNVLRNVNRIVGTDFALDDWRHQASFDREASRIQMHLQACRDVRVQWDGGAREFAAGERIHTEDSYKYRPEDFALLLEAAGFEDPVYWSDPRGWFAVFHARG, encoded by the coding sequence ATGCCGGCTGTCCCGAACCCGCCGAACCCGCCCGCACACCATAAAGCCTCGCAGACGCCTCTTCCGCCCCTGAACCACCATAACGGCCACGCCGTGGCCCCGCCCGCGCTGGTGGCGCTGGCCGGTGGCCGCGCGCCGCGCCCTGCGCAACCGGAGTTCGTGCAGCAGTACCGCGAAGACAGCGGCGCGCTGCGCGACCAGGTACTGTCGGGCCTGCGCGCCGCGCAGGCGGCCATCAGTCCCAAGTTCTTCTACGATGTGCTGGGCTCGCGCCTGTTCGAGGCCATCACCGACCTGCCCGAGTACTACCCCACCCGCACCGAGGCTGCGATCTTTGCCAGCGCGGCACCCGCCATCGCGGCGCGCGCCGGCAGCGGCTGCGTGCTGGTGGACCTGGGCGCGGGCAACTGCGAGAAGGCGGCGCGGCTGTTCGGCAGCCTGCGCCCGGCGCAGTACGTGGCGGTCGATATCTCGGTCGAGTTCCTGCGCGCGACGCTGTCGTCGCTGCAGCAGCAGCATCCCGACATTCCCATGCTGGGTCTGGGCGCAGACCTGTGCGCGCCGTTCGACCTGCCGGCCAAGGTCAGGCGCGGCAGGCGCCTGTTCTTCTATCCGGGCTCGAGCATCGGCAATTTTGCCCCGGTGGAGGCGCTCGCGCTGTTGCAGCGCCTGCGCGGCGCGGCCGGGCGCGGCGACGGCGTGCTGATCGGCGTGGACCTGCACAAGGACGAAGCCACGCTGGTATCGGCCTATGACGATGCGCTGGGCGTCACCGCGGCGTTCAACCGCAACGTGCTGCGCAACGTGAACCGCATCGTCGGCACCGATTTCGCGCTGGACGACTGGCGCCACCAGGCCAGCTTCGACCGCGAGGCCTCGCGCATCCAGATGCACCTGCAGGCGTGCCGCGACGTGCGCGTGCAATGGGACGGCGGCGCGCGCGAGTTCGCCGCCGGCGAGCGCATCCATACCGAGGATTCGTACAAGTACCGCCCGGAGGACTTCGCGCTGCTGCTTGAAGCGGCCGGCTTCGAGGACCCGGTGTACTGGTCCGACCCGCGCGGCTGGTTCGCGGTGTTCCACGCGCGCGGCTGA
- a CDS encoding TerC family protein encodes MEWFTDLFTMQFLTALLSIVVIDLVLAGDNAIVIALAARNLPPHLQKKAIIWGTVGAVVVRSAMTIGVVWLLKIPGLMLVGGLALVWIAYKLLSDEGDGDEHGTGASTLWGAMKTIIIADAVMGVDNVLAVAGAAHGSFLLVVLGLLISIPIVVWGSSLVLKLMARFPVIIYLGAGVLAFTAVKMIVHEPMIKAFFEANPVINWGLYVLIVGGVLGAGYLVQKRREQQQEPAGSH; translated from the coding sequence ATGGAGTGGTTTACCGATCTGTTCACGATGCAATTCCTGACGGCGCTGCTGTCCATCGTCGTCATCGACCTGGTGCTGGCCGGGGACAATGCCATCGTGATCGCGCTGGCGGCACGCAACCTGCCGCCCCACCTGCAGAAGAAGGCCATTATCTGGGGTACCGTGGGTGCCGTGGTGGTCCGCTCGGCCATGACGATCGGCGTGGTCTGGCTGCTGAAGATTCCGGGCCTGATGCTGGTGGGCGGCCTGGCGCTGGTGTGGATTGCCTACAAGCTGCTGTCCGACGAAGGCGACGGCGACGAGCATGGCACCGGTGCCTCGACGCTGTGGGGCGCGATGAAGACCATCATCATCGCCGATGCGGTGATGGGCGTTGACAACGTGCTGGCCGTGGCCGGCGCCGCGCACGGCAGCTTCCTGCTGGTGGTGCTGGGCCTGCTGATCAGCATCCCCATCGTGGTGTGGGGCTCGAGCCTGGTGCTCAAGCTGATGGCCCGCTTCCCGGTCATCATCTACCTGGGCGCCGGCGTGCTGGCCTTCACGGCGGTCAAGATGATCGTGCACGAGCCGATGATCAAGGCGTTCTTCGAAGCCAACCCGGTGATCAACTGGGGCCTGTACGTGCTGATCGTCGGCGGCGTGCTGGGCGCCGGCTACCTGGTGCAGAAGCGCCGCGAGCAGCAGCAGGAGCCGGCTGGCAGCCACTAA
- a CDS encoding thymidylate synthase: MKQYLDFMRHVYEHGTDKADRTGTGTRSVFGYQMRFDLREGFPVVTTKKLHLKSIIYELLWFLQGSTNVRWLQEHGVTIWDEWADEHGELGPVYGSQWRSWPAPDGRHIDQITELVAQIRANPDSRRLIVSAWNVADIPRMKLPPCHAFFQFYVADGRLSCQLYQRSADIFLGVPFNIASYALLTHMMAQQTGLEVGDFIWTGGDCHLYNNHFEQVQTQLAREPLALPQLKILRRPDSIFDYRYEDFELAGYQSHPAIKAPVAV, translated from the coding sequence ATGAAACAGTACCTCGACTTCATGCGCCATGTTTACGAGCATGGCACCGACAAGGCCGACCGCACCGGCACAGGCACGCGCTCGGTGTTCGGCTACCAGATGCGCTTCGACCTGCGCGAAGGCTTCCCGGTGGTCACCACCAAGAAGCTGCACCTGAAGTCGATCATCTATGAACTGCTGTGGTTCCTGCAGGGCTCGACCAACGTGCGCTGGCTGCAGGAGCACGGCGTCACGATCTGGGACGAGTGGGCCGACGAGCACGGCGAACTGGGCCCGGTCTACGGCTCGCAATGGCGCTCGTGGCCCGCGCCGGACGGCCGCCATATCGACCAGATCACCGAGCTGGTGGCGCAGATCCGCGCCAACCCGGATTCGCGCCGGCTGATCGTGTCGGCCTGGAACGTGGCCGACATCCCGCGCATGAAGCTGCCGCCCTGCCACGCGTTCTTCCAGTTCTACGTGGCCGACGGCCGGCTCTCGTGCCAGCTGTACCAGCGCAGCGCCGACATCTTCCTGGGGGTGCCGTTCAATATCGCCAGCTATGCGCTGCTGACCCACATGATGGCGCAGCAGACCGGGCTGGAAGTGGGCGACTTTATCTGGACCGGCGGCGACTGCCACCTGTACAACAACCATTTCGAGCAGGTGCAGACGCAGCTGGCGCGCGAGCCGCTGGCGCTGCCGCAACTGAAGATCCTGCGCCGGCCCGACAGCATCTTCGACTACCGCTACGAAGACTTCGAACTGGCCGGCTACCAGTCGCATCCCGCCATCAAGGCACCGGTGGCCGTATGA
- a CDS encoding dihydrofolate reductase has product MTLLTLVVARARNGTIGRDNTLPWRLPEDLAHFKRTTMGAPVIMGRKTWDSIGRPLPGRRNIVVSRNPDLRLEGAEVAPSLEDAQRLCVGAEQIFLIGGAQLYAEAMPSADRLVVTEIDADVEGDAFFPEIDRTQWIETARETHHSAANGFDYAFVTYERPPSQES; this is encoded by the coding sequence ATGACGCTGCTGACCCTGGTTGTAGCCCGCGCCCGCAACGGCACCATCGGCCGCGACAACACGCTGCCGTGGCGCCTGCCCGAAGACCTGGCGCACTTCAAGCGCACCACCATGGGCGCGCCCGTGATCATGGGGCGCAAGACCTGGGATTCGATCGGCCGCCCGCTGCCGGGGCGCCGCAATATCGTGGTCAGCCGCAACCCCGACCTGCGCCTCGAGGGCGCCGAGGTGGCACCGTCGCTGGAAGACGCCCAGCGCCTGTGCGTGGGCGCCGAGCAGATCTTCCTGATCGGCGGCGCACAGTTGTATGCCGAAGCCATGCCGAGCGCGGACCGGCTGGTGGTGACCGAGATCGATGCGGACGTGGAGGGCGACGCGTTTTTCCCCGAGATCGACCGCACCCAGTGGATCGAAACCGCGCGCGAGACCCATCATTCGGCAGCGAACGGCTTCGACTACGCCTTCGTCACGTACGAGCGGCCGCCTTCGCAAGAATCGTGA